Genomic DNA from Pongo pygmaeus isolate AG05252 chromosome 16, NHGRI_mPonPyg2-v2.0_pri, whole genome shotgun sequence:
GCGGGCTTTGATCTGATTTCTAGCAAATGATCCAGGTGTACTTGCAAAGGGAGTCCTCTAAAGGCTACTCCAAATGCAAAAAGTGTGCTGGCGGCCTTGACTGGTtcctttttgtttgagacggagttttgctctttttgaccaggctggagtgcaatagtgcaacctccgcctcctgggttcaagcgattctcctgcctcggcctcccgagtagctgggattataggcacccaccaccatacccagctaatgtttttgtaattgtagtagagactgggtttcacatgttggtcaggctggtcttgaactcctggcctcaagtgatccgcccacctcagcctcccaaagtgctgggatttataggtgtgagccaccgcgcctggcctggttcCTTTGTTAGGAAGCTGCAAATGCTTTTCTTAATACTGAATGAATCCGAACACTGAgtgatgaattttttaaatgtagtcaaGTGAAAAATGGTAGTTGTAAGCACACCAGTGTAGCGAGAAATTTCCCAGAGCTTACCTATCTTCACTCacttcctccaaaaaaaaaaaaaagcaatgttacCAACGGGACTCCCAAAGGAAATCTGCACCTAGAAAACACTGAACAGGTAGAATCTTGCTGGGAGAAGCTTGGCACAAGACCTGGTGCTATgtcataaaagcaaaacaaaacatgaaacaggagattctgtttttaaaaagggaagacaCCACGGAGAGAAGCTAAGCCTGGCTATTAACCTGTGCCTTCAAACCAAACACACTACCAATGTgactgtaaaatggtgcagctccTGTGCAAAACAAaatggcagttccttaaaaaattaaacacagaattagcATTGAATCCAGGAATTCACCTCTGGCTATAGGACTCGGATACATATTTGCACATCAGtgtttgtagcagcatgatttgcaATAACCAAAAGGGGCAAGTAACATAAGTGTTCatctacagatgaatggataaacaagatgTGGTCCATACATACACTGGAATATTATTCCGCCTTcaacagaatgaaatcctgtcccatgttacaacatggatgaacctggaggacatgaggctgaaataagccagatgtaAAAGGACCAGTGCTGCACGACTCCCTCATATGAGCTACCTAGAGTCAGATTCATAGGGATGGAGGGTGGAATGGTGGGCATCAAGGGCTGGGAGGAAGAAGGAATAGGAGTTAATAGGTacggagtttcagtttgggatgaggagaaagttctggagatggatggtggtgacggtTGTACAACAAGGAAATGTACTGTATACTACTGAACTGTATGCtcgaaaattattaaaatgagtaAGTAGTAAAAGGGgcaaacagagacagagaaatcaTACAGTAGAGCCTCAGTGGCTTCGAGGCTACCCAGGACCTGGACACACAAGCTCAAAGGCCAGGAATGGGGCCCCTGGAGCAGTGGCTGTCTCTGTGCTTCTGTAAGCCTCTCCAAAACAGGTCTGTGGTCCCCACAGTCTGGGCAGGATCACACAGACTCACTGTGTAGATTTTTGGAAGAAAACAGGTGACtcagatttcattttattgtcaTGAAAACCATAACTGAAGCTAGTTCATCCCCTGTGAAATGTCGGGAGAAAGAACACTCTGAAAGGTGGACAATAAAATAACCCTTTGTGATTTTGTTGGGCTAATTCAGAGTTTTCCACCCTCTTTGTCTTACAAGcaatttttgaaaaagtttcTCAATGCACAGTTGAATGCTACACACAGGATTGAAACATTTAATTTTCTCTAAAGGAGCAATGCCCCGGtcagttccctctgcctggaaggaCCATGGTTGAGTTTTCTTCGAACTGGGCTTTGTGCGTGGGCTTTCCCACCTCTTCCAGCATTTCCTGGATGATGACTTGCAAGGCTCTTCCCAGCAGGCTGGTCGGGAGCCGGCGCGATAGTGGAGGGACATGAATGAGTGCCGCGCAGCCCTTTCCATGATGCAGAGACAGGTAATAGGTATAATCACAGACGTATCTGCAACCACAGGAAATGCCACATTAATTCTCGGGACCAGCCTCTAACCTCAGTGAAACATATGCAGAAGTGGCAATGCAACACCCACAAagcctgaggagggaggactgccaCCCAAGGGAGACTTAAGTTGTGTTGTTTCACCTCAAAGAACATGGTGCCGGGATGAGCTGGGGAGAGCTGGCTCTTGGCCTCATGGTCTCATGACCAGCAAGTGGCCAAGGCAGAAAGGGGTCAGATACTCCACAAAGCAGAGTCCACAGCACCTGCACCCCAGTGAATCCCTCTCATTCATGTCTTCGTTgagtcactcattcattccttgGGGAAAGGGGAAACCACCTACTGGGGATCAGAGTTTGGAGAAACAAAGGTAAATCAGTCTTTATCTGGGGCTATATCAACATAGTCAACTCACAACTTCAGTCACCccaaaaatcaaaattagaaaacattcatGAAATGTTAGTGGCTCTTGAAGTCTGCCTTCCCGTCTCTTCTCCTAGATCAACACACCAAAGACCATGTTTCCACAGGGAGGTCTCACAAATGAGACCTCAGGCaaggtgtgagcaactgtgctGGCCTGCACACAGCAAAGAGGGGCAATCTGGGGGCGGCGCCGCATGGCCAAGTGGCCAGCT
This window encodes:
- the PGPEP1L gene encoding pyroglutamyl-peptidase 1-like protein, translating into MDTAAKAIILEQSGKNQGYRDADIRGFRPEGGVCLPGGPDVLESGVCMKAVCKRVAVEGVEVIFSRDAGRYVCDYTYYLSLHHGKGCAALIHVPPLSRRLPTSLLGRALQVIIQEMLEEVGKPTHKAQFEENSTMVLPGRGN